One Candidatus Thioglobus autotrophicus genomic window, AAGTTTGACGTATAGTGCATACCTGCTGGCGGCTGAATTCTTAATGTATGAAATTCGCCAGCTGCAGGGAAAGCGTAGTCGCCATTTTCGTCTTTTAATTCGTTAAAGCGTGGAATAATACCGCCACCGTAACCAATAACACCAACTGTGCCACCTTTCCAGTAACCTTTTTTAGTTACGTAAGATGTTTCAAGTGTGCCTAGTACGTCGCGTGCCATGTCAGCACCTTTATGGGTATCATTTGCTAATCTCTTAAGACCTGTTACAAACGAAGGCCATGGACCATTTTCCAACTCATCAAGGTTGGGCGTGTTATATAGCTCTCTTGCCATTTTCTCTCTCCGATATATTTAATAAATCCCTAAAATCACAATGCTTTAGAGATGTGAACGAAACAAATTATACGTAATTGCAAGCTAATATCACTGTTTTATAGTGATATTGCTACCTATCCCTTAGGGGGTATAAATGGATTTTTTTGATAAAAAACTAAGGTTTTTATCGGGAGATTGGTCTTAAGCTAAATACTCGTTAACACGCTTGGCAACACCACGACCTTCATCAATTGCCCAAACAACTAAAGATTGACCACGACGACAATCACCTGCGGTAAATATGCCGGCTTGTGATGTTTGATATTGGTCGTAATCAGCCTTGTAATTACCACGATCATCCAACTTAATGTTTGCATCATCACTCACATAATGCTCTGGAGAAACAAAACCCATTGATAGTAATACCAACTGCGTATCCCAAGTTTTTTCACTGCCAGTTATTTCAACTAACTGGCCATTATTAAACTCCACATTAATAGTCGTTAGTCCGGTTAGCTCACCATTCGAACCTTTGATAAATGACTTAGTCATTAATTGATATTCTCTCGGATCTTTGCCAAAGGTAGATTGTGCCTCCGCATGGCCATAATCAACACGGTAGATCAGTGGCCAAAGTGGCCACGGATTATCATCTGCACGCTCCGCTGGTGGTTGAGACATTAGCTCAAAATTCACCACCGATTTAGCACCTTGACGAATAGCTGTACCAATGCAATCAGTGCCAGTATCACCACCACCAATAACAATCACATCTTTACCTTTAGCTGATAAATCCGACTCATCTGCACGCCCAGTATCTAGCAAGCTTTTAGTATTGATCGTTAAATATTCCATGGCCATGTGCACACCTTTGGCATCACGATTATCTACGGGTAAATCTCTAGCTTCACTTGCACCAGTAGTCAATATAACCGCATCAAAATCTTGCTGCAACGCCTGTATAGTAATATCTTTACCTACATTGACGTTGGTAATAAATTCTACACCACAATCTTTCATAAAATTAATACGACGATCAACTATATCCTTGCCAAGCTTCATATTCGGAATGCCGTACATTAATAAGCCACCAATACGGTCATCACGCTCAAAAACACTGACGCCATACCCCAACTTATTAAGCTCATCAGCGGCAGCCAAACCTGCGGGGCCAGAGCCTACAATTGCTATTTTTTTGCCTGTTTTGCACTCTACATCATATGGCTTGATCCAGCCTTGTTCAAAGCCTTTGTCAATAATCGCTTGTTCAATATTTTTAATGGTGACCGCTGGATTATTCATGCCAAGAACGCAAGAACCTTCGCAAGGCGCCGGACAAACACGACCGGTGAATTCTGGAAAATTATTGGTTTTTAAAAGTCTCGATAAAGCTTCTTCCCATTTGTCGTTATAGACCAAGTCATTCCACTCAGGAATTAAATTATTAATTGGACAGCCATCATCTGATTGACAAAAAGGTACGCCACAATCCATACACCTGGCACCTTGGTTTTGTAAATGTGACTCATTATGAGTACCAGTAAAAATTTCACCATAATCTTTAAGACGTAATTCAACAGGGCGATATTCCTCTGTTTTTCGATCAAATTCTTTAAAGCCAGTTACTTTTCCCATTTCTCAAAACGTATAAATCTAAAGCGCCTAATTATGCCATATTTGCCATATATATGCATCTATAAAAAAGATGGAATAGTTTATTTGCCTGACGCTATGTTTAACTGTATAATTGCCCTTTTTTAAGAATCAAATATTTAAGGATAAGTTCAAATGAATTTAATTGATCAAATTGAAAGCGAACAGCTAAGAAGCGACATCCCTGAGTTTTCAGCAGGTGACACAATTATCGTACAAGTTAAAGTACGTGAAGGTGATCGTGAAAGATTACAAGCATTCGAAGGCGTGGTAATTGCTAAGAAAAATCGTGGTATCGGTTCAGCATTTACTGTGAGAAAGACGTCTCATGGAGAAGGTGTAGAAAGAGTTTTTCAAACACATTCTAAAATGATTGATTCTGTTGAAGTTAAGCGTCGTGGTAAAGTTCGCCAAGCGAAGCTTTACTACCTTCGTGAGCTTACTGGTAGAAAAGCAAGAATTAAAGAAAAATTGGCCACTAAATAAGTTTCTCAATTTTTCTTACAAATACCGGCAATCAGCCGGTATTTTTTTGTCTAAAATTCAGACATGGAACATAACAGACAACTTATTGAACAATT contains:
- a CDS encoding glutamate synthase subunit beta, yielding MGKVTGFKEFDRKTEEYRPVELRLKDYGEIFTGTHNESHLQNQGARCMDCGVPFCQSDDGCPINNLIPEWNDLVYNDKWEEALSRLLKTNNFPEFTGRVCPAPCEGSCVLGMNNPAVTIKNIEQAIIDKGFEQGWIKPYDVECKTGKKIAIVGSGPAGLAAADELNKLGYGVSVFERDDRIGGLLMYGIPNMKLGKDIVDRRINFMKDCGVEFITNVNVGKDITIQALQQDFDAVILTTGASEARDLPVDNRDAKGVHMAMEYLTINTKSLLDTGRADESDLSAKGKDVIVIGGGDTGTDCIGTAIRQGAKSVVNFELMSQPPAERADDNPWPLWPLIYRVDYGHAEAQSTFGKDPREYQLMTKSFIKGSNGELTGLTTINVEFNNGQLVEITGSEKTWDTQLVLLSMGFVSPEHYVSDDANIKLDDRGNYKADYDQYQTSQAGIFTAGDCRRGQSLVVWAIDEGRGVAKRVNEYLA
- the rplS gene encoding 50S ribosomal protein L19 encodes the protein MNLIDQIESEQLRSDIPEFSAGDTIIVQVKVREGDRERLQAFEGVVIAKKNRGIGSAFTVRKTSHGEGVERVFQTHSKMIDSVEVKRRGKVRQAKLYYLRELTGRKARIKEKLATK